A DNA window from Haloactinospora alba contains the following coding sequences:
- the glgP gene encoding alpha-glucan family phosphorylase — protein MKAIHRFTVRPDIPDELCELERLAGNLRWAWHTPARDVFELMDPRLWADVGHDPVRALAEVSGGRLAELRADTEFRERLREASADLEAYLTEPRWYQSLDTDTPEEAPPAAVAYFSAEYGITATLPQYSGGLGILAGDHLKSASDLGVPLIGVGLLYRCGYAAQSLSPEGWQQEEYPEIDPAVLPMTRLLDGDEPVRVRIGSPDGNTVTAGVWVLRVGRVPLLLLDTYAEENTPEAREVTDRLYGGDAEHRLRQELLLGVGGMRAVRAYCGITGHPEPDVFHMNEGHAGFLGVERIREYCESAGLTFDEAVEAARAGTVFTTHTPVAAGIDRFPRQLVERYFTAGTPAVRGLPAGQVLRLGAEDHAGGDPAVFNMALMGMRLAQRVNGVSRLHGEVSREMFQGLWPGFNVADVPITSVTNGVHARSWVAPEAQRLAQRTVPDPDEFTRTEGWRKVSSASDAELWEMRRELRSRLVAEARVRLAESQRHRGVGPTGGADPRNALDPDILTLGFARRVPSYKRLTLMLRDPQRLKAILTHPRYPVQLVIAGKAHPNDEDGKRLIQEIVRFADDPEVSHRIVFLPGYDMDLARSLVQGCDVWLNNPLRPLEACGTSGMKSALNGGLNLSVRDGWWEELFDGSNGWEIPTAEDAADPDQRDAREAEALYELVERQVAPLFYERDGDGLPRRWLAMVKNTLVSLGPRVLASRMVRDYVTRIYQGAAESSRCLAGSDGKGARELAAWKQRVRQAWPKVRIERVELLPESAGAGSDGGATVRATVDLGELTPREVALDVASAPGTGRADAASGPLGGVLNAVDGSASRARVHYTGVVPWPEAELASCTVRARPAHPLLSGPAEMGLETARVCG, from the coding sequence GTGAAAGCAATCCACAGATTCACCGTTCGCCCTGACATTCCCGATGAACTCTGCGAGTTGGAACGGCTCGCCGGAAACCTCCGATGGGCCTGGCACACGCCGGCCCGAGACGTGTTCGAACTGATGGACCCCCGGCTGTGGGCCGATGTCGGGCACGATCCGGTGCGTGCACTCGCCGAGGTCAGTGGCGGGCGACTGGCCGAGCTCCGCGCTGACACCGAGTTCCGGGAGCGGTTGCGCGAAGCGAGCGCCGACCTCGAGGCTTACCTGACCGAACCGCGGTGGTACCAGAGCCTGGACACCGATACCCCGGAAGAGGCGCCGCCAGCGGCGGTAGCGTACTTCTCCGCCGAATACGGGATCACCGCCACCCTGCCGCAGTACTCGGGCGGACTGGGAATCCTGGCCGGAGACCACCTGAAGAGCGCCAGCGACCTCGGAGTTCCCCTGATCGGGGTCGGGCTCCTGTACCGGTGCGGCTACGCCGCCCAGAGCCTCTCCCCGGAGGGGTGGCAGCAGGAGGAGTACCCCGAGATCGACCCGGCCGTGCTGCCCATGACGCGACTGCTGGACGGCGACGAACCGGTACGCGTCCGGATCGGGTCCCCGGACGGGAACACCGTGACGGCCGGTGTATGGGTGCTGCGCGTGGGACGCGTTCCGCTGCTGCTGCTGGACACCTACGCCGAGGAGAACACCCCCGAGGCGCGTGAGGTGACCGACCGCCTCTACGGCGGGGACGCCGAGCACCGGCTTCGGCAGGAGCTACTGCTGGGTGTGGGCGGGATGCGCGCCGTGCGCGCCTACTGCGGGATCACCGGCCACCCCGAGCCCGACGTCTTCCACATGAACGAGGGACACGCTGGTTTCCTCGGGGTGGAACGCATCCGGGAGTACTGCGAGAGCGCGGGACTCACCTTCGACGAGGCGGTCGAGGCCGCACGCGCGGGCACCGTCTTCACGACCCACACGCCGGTCGCCGCCGGGATCGACCGCTTTCCCCGGCAGCTCGTGGAACGCTACTTCACCGCGGGCACACCGGCGGTCCGCGGCCTGCCGGCCGGGCAGGTACTCCGGCTCGGCGCCGAGGACCACGCCGGGGGCGACCCCGCCGTGTTCAACATGGCTCTCATGGGGATGCGCCTCGCGCAGCGCGTGAACGGTGTGAGCCGGTTGCACGGCGAGGTGAGCAGGGAGATGTTCCAGGGACTGTGGCCCGGCTTCAACGTCGCCGACGTCCCGATCACGTCCGTCACCAACGGGGTGCACGCCCGTAGCTGGGTGGCTCCGGAAGCCCAGCGGCTCGCCCAGCGCACCGTTCCCGACCCCGACGAGTTCACCCGCACCGAAGGGTGGCGGAAAGTGAGCTCCGCCAGTGACGCCGAGCTGTGGGAGATGCGCCGCGAGCTGCGTTCGCGTCTCGTCGCCGAGGCACGCGTCCGACTGGCGGAGTCCCAGCGTCACCGGGGAGTCGGTCCGACCGGCGGGGCCGATCCCCGGAACGCGCTCGACCCGGACATCCTCACCCTCGGGTTCGCGCGCCGCGTCCCGTCCTACAAACGGCTCACCCTCATGCTGCGTGACCCGCAGCGCCTCAAGGCGATCCTGACCCATCCGCGGTACCCGGTGCAGCTCGTCATAGCCGGCAAGGCCCACCCGAACGACGAGGACGGCAAACGGCTCATCCAGGAGATCGTCCGGTTCGCTGACGACCCCGAGGTGTCCCACCGGATCGTCTTCCTCCCGGGATACGACATGGACCTCGCCCGTTCGCTCGTGCAGGGCTGCGACGTCTGGCTGAACAACCCGCTGCGCCCGTTGGAGGCGTGCGGGACGTCGGGGATGAAGTCCGCGCTGAACGGGGGGCTCAACCTGTCGGTACGGGACGGGTGGTGGGAGGAACTGTTCGACGGTTCCAACGGCTGGGAGATCCCCACCGCCGAGGACGCGGCCGATCCCGACCAGCGGGACGCCAGGGAGGCCGAGGCGCTGTACGAACTGGTCGAACGGCAGGTGGCGCCGCTGTTCTACGAACGGGACGGGGACGGGTTGCCGCGCCGCTGGCTGGCGATGGTCAAGAACACGCTCGTGTCCCTCGGCCCGCGGGTCCTGGCCAGCCGTATGGTGCGCGACTACGTGACCCGTATCTACCAGGGGGCGGCCGAGTCCAGCCGCTGCTTGGCGGGATCCGACGGGAAGGGGGCCCGCGAGCTGGCCGCGTGGAAGCAGCGCGTGCGTCAGGCGTGGCCCAAGGTGCGTATCGAACGCGTGGAGCTTCTCCCCGAGAGTGCCGGGGCCGGAAGCGACGGGGGAGCGACGGTTCGGGCGACGGTGGACCTCGGTGAGCTCACCCCCCGGGAGGTCGCGCTCGATGTCGCGTCCGCTCCCGGGACCGGACGCGCCGACGCCGCATCCGGTCCGCTCGGGGGCGTGCTGAACGCGGTGGACGGTTCGGCGTCCCGTGCCCGCGTCCACTACACCGGAGTGGTCCCGTGGCCGGAGGCGGAGCTGGCCTCCTGCACGGTGCGGGCGCGTCCCGCGCACCCGCTCCTGTCCGGGCCCGCCGAGATGGGGTTGGAAACCGCCCGAGTCTGCGGGTGA
- a CDS encoding ECF transporter S component codes for MTSTPPEQPTFDTPPRATWRTVDLVVAAVVGAAVGVVFWFWGMLWAATQPLFVFFPPAQAVLYGIWLLPGVLGGLIIRKPGAAVLTSTAAAFVSMVLGTQWGVMVILSGVLQGLFPEAVFAALRYRRWGTVAAVAAAVAAALAPAVMDNLRYYPTWPLTFQLAFAGIVLLSSAVIAGLGGRLLTTALARSGALTAFPSGRE; via the coding sequence TTGACCTCCACCCCGCCCGAACAGCCGACGTTCGACACCCCTCCCCGCGCCACCTGGCGCACCGTGGACCTCGTGGTGGCAGCCGTCGTGGGAGCCGCCGTCGGAGTGGTCTTCTGGTTCTGGGGAATGCTCTGGGCGGCCACCCAACCGCTGTTCGTCTTCTTCCCCCCGGCGCAGGCGGTCCTCTACGGCATCTGGCTGCTGCCCGGAGTCCTGGGGGGACTCATCATCCGGAAACCCGGGGCGGCGGTGCTGACCTCCACGGCCGCGGCCTTCGTCTCCATGGTTCTGGGCACCCAGTGGGGGGTGATGGTCATCCTGTCCGGCGTGCTGCAGGGGCTTTTCCCGGAAGCCGTCTTCGCGGCGCTCCGCTACCGCAGGTGGGGCACGGTCGCCGCCGTGGCGGCAGCCGTCGCCGCCGCTCTCGCCCCAGCCGTCATGGACAATCTCCGCTACTACCCCACCTGGCCGTTGACGTTCCAACTCGCCTTCGCCGGGATCGTCCTCCTCAGCTCCGCGGTGATAGCCGGCCTCGGCGGGCGCCTGCTGACCACGGCCCTGGCCAGGTCCGGCGCCCTCACCGCTTTCCCCTCCGGACGCGAGTGA
- a CDS encoding ABC transporter ATP-binding protein has translation MGHTGARVELSNWGWRYAGRNRWTLYGVDLRIEPGERVLLLGASGSGKSTLLHAMAGLTGPDRAITGEQRGTLRVDGKPADATRGTTGLVGQDPETQLVMARCGDDVAFGLENLETEPARIWPRVRSTLRDIAFDHELDHPTAVLSGGEKQRLAAAGVLAMSPRLLLLDEPTANLDHDGARRMRELLDTLLATTEATMVLVEHRVSDVLERVHRVVVVEPGGGVLADGPPEVVFDRHGDRLAEHGAWVPGRDPEPLLTPEPGGEAVLEATGCRARTPAGLGPHAARPRRVLDGADATVSAGTATAVTGENGSGKSTLLSLLAGLSPPEAGAVRPRGPLARVSRRPLSRWPARQLARHVGTVFQHAEDQFVTGRVHDELRFAPRRAGLSGREADRWAAELLERLWLAPLADAHPFTLSGGEKRRLSVATALSAGPAHAPDVLLLDEPTFGQDTRTWRELVELLDRLRGQGRAIVVATHDELLLCRFAGTELRVRDGGVTALEAPSRPGRGDGEW, from the coding sequence ATGGGACACACGGGCGCCCGGGTCGAGCTCTCGAACTGGGGATGGAGGTACGCGGGACGCAACCGGTGGACGCTGTACGGCGTCGACCTCCGGATCGAACCAGGGGAGCGGGTGCTGCTTCTGGGAGCGTCCGGCTCGGGCAAGAGCACCCTGCTGCACGCCATGGCCGGACTCACCGGGCCGGACCGGGCCATAACCGGCGAACAGCGCGGAACACTGCGCGTCGACGGCAAACCCGCCGACGCGACACGCGGCACCACCGGCCTGGTAGGCCAGGACCCCGAGACGCAGCTCGTCATGGCGCGGTGCGGCGACGACGTGGCGTTCGGCCTGGAGAACCTGGAGACGGAGCCCGCGCGGATCTGGCCCCGGGTGCGTTCCACCCTGCGCGACATCGCCTTCGACCACGAGCTGGACCATCCCACCGCCGTGCTCTCCGGCGGGGAGAAACAGCGCCTCGCGGCCGCCGGGGTGCTCGCCATGAGCCCGCGGCTGCTACTGCTCGACGAACCCACCGCCAACCTGGACCACGACGGGGCCCGCCGTATGCGGGAACTGCTGGACACGCTGCTGGCGACCACCGAGGCGACCATGGTGCTCGTGGAACACCGCGTCTCCGACGTCCTCGAGCGTGTGCACCGTGTCGTGGTGGTGGAACCGGGCGGGGGAGTGCTGGCGGACGGTCCCCCCGAGGTGGTGTTCGACCGCCACGGTGACCGGTTGGCCGAGCACGGCGCCTGGGTGCCCGGGCGGGATCCCGAACCGCTCCTGACACCGGAACCCGGTGGGGAGGCCGTACTCGAGGCGACCGGATGCCGCGCCCGTACGCCGGCCGGGCTCGGACCCCACGCGGCCCGGCCACGCAGGGTGCTGGACGGCGCGGACGCGACCGTCAGCGCCGGGACGGCGACCGCCGTCACAGGGGAGAACGGTTCGGGGAAGTCGACCCTGTTGAGCCTCCTGGCCGGGCTGTCCCCGCCCGAGGCGGGAGCGGTCCGGCCGCGTGGCCCCCTGGCGCGGGTCAGCAGGCGCCCGCTGTCGCGGTGGCCGGCGCGACAGCTCGCCCGCCACGTCGGAACGGTGTTCCAGCACGCGGAGGACCAGTTCGTCACCGGGCGCGTCCACGACGAGCTGCGGTTCGCGCCCCGACGCGCCGGGTTGTCCGGGCGGGAAGCCGACCGTTGGGCGGCCGAGCTGCTGGAACGGTTGTGGCTGGCCCCACTGGCCGACGCCCACCCCTTCACCCTCTCCGGCGGGGAGAAACGGCGGCTGTCCGTGGCGACAGCGCTGAGCGCCGGCCCCGCCCACGCGCCGGACGTGCTGTTGCTGGACGAGCCCACGTTCGGCCAGGACACGCGCACGTGGCGCGAGCTGGTCGAGCTGCTCGACCGGTTGCGGGGGCAGGGACGGGCGATCGTCGTGGCCACCCACGACGAACTGCTGTTGTGCCGTTTCGCCGGTACCGAACTGCGTGTGCGCGACGGCGGGGTCACCGCGCTGGAGGCGCCGTCCCGCCCCGGGAGAGGGGACGGAGAGTGGTGA
- a CDS encoding energy-coupling factor transporter transmembrane component T family protein, with protein MRPPAGRPWLARLNPLAKFAAAFLVTAGLIPVLDPVTAGVVLVAAAALLPVSGLGVRALVTLGGSLFLMSVSIGTINLVFGDEGALPALGTAVRLLAIALPSVLAGMTSDPTEVADALVQKLRLPERPALGVLAALRLVPLLAGQWRTLGLARRARGVESGGNPIAAVGIFAGKAFALLVRAIRTGTHLAAAMEARAFGSGGRSHARTSRWTAADTCLLVGTAAVLFLAHGLSMYLGTWRLLFG; from the coding sequence GTGCGTCCACCGGCTGGGCGCCCCTGGCTGGCGCGCCTCAACCCGCTCGCCAAGTTCGCCGCCGCGTTCCTGGTGACGGCCGGGCTCATCCCGGTACTGGACCCGGTGACCGCCGGGGTCGTACTCGTCGCCGCGGCGGCTCTGCTGCCGGTGAGTGGTCTGGGGGTACGCGCCCTGGTCACGCTCGGGGGCTCCCTGTTCCTCATGAGTGTCTCCATCGGAACGATCAACCTGGTGTTCGGCGACGAGGGTGCCCTGCCGGCGCTGGGTACGGCCGTGCGGCTGCTGGCCATCGCGCTGCCCAGTGTGCTGGCCGGCATGACCAGTGACCCCACCGAGGTCGCCGACGCCCTGGTGCAGAAACTGCGTCTGCCCGAACGCCCCGCTCTGGGAGTGCTGGCCGCGCTGCGGCTGGTTCCCCTCCTGGCGGGACAGTGGCGCACCCTGGGACTCGCGCGCCGTGCCCGCGGGGTCGAGTCGGGCGGCAACCCGATCGCCGCCGTCGGGATCTTTGCCGGCAAGGCCTTCGCGCTGCTGGTACGGGCGATCCGCACCGGTACGCACCTCGCCGCGGCCATGGAGGCGCGCGCCTTCGGCTCCGGTGGGCGCAGCCACGCTCGAACGAGCCGCTGGACAGCGGCCGACACGTGCCTCCTCGTGGGAACCGCGGCCGTGCTGTTCCTGGCGCACGGTCTGTCCATGTACCTGGGCACCTGGCGGCTGCTGTTCGGTTGA
- a CDS encoding DMT family transporter, with protein sequence MTWVYLIAAVLSEVVGAVATRFSHGFTALLPTLVALVGVLGAYYLLSLVLRRGMGIGVAYGIWAALGVAAVALIGVVLLEDRFTWLQGFGLVLTMSGVLALEAGNGPADGAVGTAEDSSAPTQ encoded by the coding sequence ATGACCTGGGTTTATCTGATCGCGGCGGTCCTCTCCGAGGTGGTCGGAGCCGTCGCCACCCGCTTCTCCCACGGATTCACCGCACTCCTGCCGACCCTCGTCGCCCTCGTCGGCGTTCTCGGCGCCTACTACCTGCTGTCCCTGGTGCTGAGGCGCGGCATGGGCATCGGCGTCGCCTACGGCATCTGGGCCGCCCTCGGGGTGGCAGCCGTCGCCCTGATCGGGGTCGTCCTCCTCGAGGACCGGTTCACATGGCTCCAGGGGTTCGGGCTCGTCCTCACCATGAGCGGCGTTCTCGCCCTCGAAGCGGGAAACGGCCCCGCCGACGGAGCCGTGGGGACCGCCGAGGACAGCAGCGCCCCGACGCAGTAG
- a CDS encoding DMT family transporter, with the protein MTLAYVFLVGAVLAETIGAVATRFSHGFTRVLPTTVTVLSVLGAYYLLSLALRAGLEIGVAYAIWAASGVVTVALLGALLFGDRLSKTQVGGMALAVGGVLALQLGGAH; encoded by the coding sequence ATGACTCTCGCGTACGTGTTTCTCGTCGGCGCCGTCCTCGCCGAGACCATCGGGGCGGTCGCCACCCGGTTCTCCCACGGGTTCACCCGTGTCCTACCGACCACGGTGACCGTGCTCAGCGTCCTTGGTGCCTACTACCTGCTGTCCCTGGCGCTGCGCGCGGGTCTGGAAATCGGCGTCGCCTACGCGATCTGGGCGGCGAGCGGGGTGGTCACGGTGGCCCTGCTCGGTGCGCTGCTCTTCGGGGACCGCCTCTCCAAAACCCAGGTGGGGGGTATGGCGCTGGCTGTCGGCGGTGTTCTCGCCCTGCAGCTCGGCGGTGCGCACTGA
- a CDS encoding TetR/AcrR family transcriptional regulator, whose protein sequence is MRTETDGDAPAAPNRLLASGTAVRAAVASAVRTALVPSRGKGISVGATGWGHIVNQAAGEWSDGRRARGERKRQAIIAATLRVLERDGTAGVTHRAVAREANVPASSAVYYFATLDDLLVAALTEATDSYIRQLRETSERAADEIEGLAQLIVEACGPNRPRALAERELTLLAARRPALRPAAQRWRDTVAEVARKRTDDPLSVQGVVAAADGLCARVLLGDELTVAEVSEVLYNALRPR, encoded by the coding sequence GTGCGCACTGAGACGGACGGCGACGCTCCGGCGGCCCCGAACCGGTTGCTCGCTTCCGGCACCGCCGTCCGCGCTGCGGTAGCCTCTGCGGTGCGCACCGCGCTCGTGCCGTCGCGCGGGAAGGGCATCTCCGTTGGGGCGACCGGATGGGGGCACATCGTGAACCAGGCCGCCGGGGAGTGGAGCGATGGTCGGCGTGCCCGGGGAGAACGCAAACGGCAGGCCATCATCGCGGCGACCCTCCGGGTGCTGGAGCGGGACGGGACCGCGGGGGTGACCCATCGCGCCGTCGCGCGGGAGGCGAACGTTCCGGCCAGCTCCGCCGTCTACTACTTCGCGACGCTGGACGACCTGCTCGTCGCCGCGCTCACCGAGGCCACCGACTCCTACATACGGCAGCTGCGCGAGACCAGTGAGCGTGCGGCGGACGAGATCGAGGGGTTGGCCCAGCTCATCGTCGAGGCATGCGGGCCGAACCGTCCCCGTGCGCTGGCCGAGCGCGAACTCACGCTGTTGGCCGCCCGCCGTCCCGCCCTGCGGCCTGCCGCGCAGCGGTGGCGGGACACGGTCGCCGAGGTGGCCCGGAAACGGACGGACGACCCCCTCAGCGTGCAGGGAGTGGTGGCGGCCGCTGACGGGCTGTGCGCCCGCGTTCTGCTGGGAGACGAACTCACGGTGGCCGAGGTCAGCGAAGTCCTGTACAACGCCCTGCGTCCGCGGTGA
- a CDS encoding enoyl-CoA hydratase/isomerase family protein yields MGEFVRVETDPDHPSVAVIRLDRPKMNALNARMQREIGAAAAQVSEDDSVRSVILYGGERVFAAGADVHEMAEMSYAEMLTHSRRLQESFNAVAAIPKPVIAAVTGYALGGGCELALCADFRIAVEDAVFGQPEIQLGIIPGAGGTQRLPRLVGPAKAKNMIFTGQHVTGNEGAKIGLVDETVGAGEAYSRALEAASRYSDAPAVALGAAKQAVDDGLESDLATGLETERLHFSGLFATEDQKTGMRSFVEEGPGKARFTGR; encoded by the coding sequence ATGGGCGAGTTCGTACGTGTGGAGACCGACCCCGACCACCCGAGCGTGGCGGTGATCCGGTTGGACCGGCCCAAGATGAACGCGCTGAACGCGCGGATGCAGCGCGAGATCGGTGCGGCGGCCGCGCAGGTGAGCGAGGACGACTCGGTTCGTTCCGTGATCCTCTACGGCGGGGAACGCGTCTTCGCCGCGGGGGCCGACGTGCACGAGATGGCGGAGATGAGCTACGCCGAGATGCTCACGCACTCCCGCAGACTCCAGGAGTCCTTCAACGCGGTCGCGGCGATACCCAAACCGGTCATCGCCGCTGTCACCGGCTACGCACTCGGCGGCGGCTGCGAACTGGCCCTGTGCGCGGACTTCCGGATCGCTGTGGAGGACGCCGTGTTCGGCCAGCCCGAGATCCAGCTGGGCATCATCCCGGGAGCCGGGGGGACGCAGCGCCTGCCGCGGCTGGTGGGTCCGGCCAAGGCCAAGAACATGATCTTCACCGGGCAGCACGTCACGGGCAACGAAGGGGCGAAGATAGGACTCGTCGACGAGACGGTCGGCGCCGGGGAGGCCTACTCCCGGGCCCTCGAGGCGGCGAGCCGTTACAGCGACGCCCCGGCCGTGGCACTGGGTGCCGCCAAACAGGCGGTCGATGACGGCCTGGAAAGCGACCTCGCGACGGGACTGGAGACGGAACGCCTGCACTTCTCCGGACTGTTCGCCACCGAGGACCAGAAGACCGGCATGCGCAGCTTCGTCGAGGAGGGCCCGGGGAAGGCGCGTTTCACCGGGCGCTGA
- a CDS encoding YbaK/EbsC family protein encodes MWYLRTEPARLRTDLLAPPVAEELAAWQPSAGAAEPRVAGIDPALADTENCSAAYGVPLEASANCVVVSARRGGRTWLAGCVVLATTRVDVNRVVRGQLGARKASFADQAEAVAATGMEYGGITPVGLPSEWPLLVDTRVPEQPWVVVGSGTRSAKLVLPGAALAELPRVRVVAGVGTPQQ; translated from the coding sequence ATGTGGTACCTGCGCACCGAACCGGCCCGGCTGCGGACCGACCTCCTGGCGCCGCCCGTCGCGGAGGAACTCGCCGCCTGGCAGCCCTCCGCCGGTGCGGCGGAGCCTCGCGTCGCCGGGATCGACCCGGCGCTCGCGGACACGGAGAACTGCAGCGCCGCCTACGGTGTGCCGCTGGAGGCCTCGGCGAACTGTGTGGTGGTTTCCGCCAGACGGGGCGGCCGTACGTGGCTGGCGGGGTGCGTGGTGCTGGCGACGACACGGGTCGACGTGAACAGGGTGGTGCGCGGTCAGCTCGGCGCGCGGAAGGCGTCGTTCGCGGACCAGGCGGAGGCGGTCGCGGCCACCGGAATGGAGTACGGCGGTATCACTCCCGTCGGACTCCCGTCGGAGTGGCCGTTGCTGGTCGACACCCGGGTTCCGGAACAACCCTGGGTCGTCGTCGGGAGCGGCACCAGGTCGGCCAAGCTGGTGCTGCCGGGCGCGGCACTGGCCGAGCTTCCCCGGGTCCGGGTCGTGGCCGGGGTGGGCACGCCACAACAGTGA
- a CDS encoding protein kinase domain-containing protein, translating to MTVPSSAGSPDGEELPERVGRYLIRRRIGQGGMGVVYQAEDPHHDRPVAIKVLKSEVAGDEVARARLAREVETMRRVHSHNVAEVIDADTQAELPWVVTEYVPGPTLDSTVTDHGPLRGRALTRFVSGLARAIRDIHAVDVIHRDLKPGNVIISNGEPIVIDFGIAHAVDGAKLTQTGTFVGTPSYLSPEVIEGTDLGPATDVHAWGATVAFAATGNAPYGAGSFEVIFFRILNGEISLDGMPDGLQPLVRAAVSRDMGDRPNADRLVAETERLNLDLPLPEELSDYRQTGVTGKHTIHGATPGSSSEGSGAGAAAPAAAGAAAGAETAEAADRSGASAGGTGQEEDAGTTMVAGSGGLDQTTRVAGAGEASDPGGGEAERTMVAGSGGADQTMRVPADDPQSTGLLGGAGDERHAPGFGNDPAEPRGHYYDSTLRPEDFRDVLPPVDEQGSSRSARQDPDDSQEQGSGLFGMFRRSSGDRISDYFGNSEGGAYAYDEPRQLPWLLLLPALGILAGISLLLPTIGLVIGLVLASFLGALDTVKSEHARRVQARGPRSSDTMVVVLSMPWAVLRTLGRALLFGLGYLAVGIVIGLIFGLVLGDNSANYVGSYALFLVVVLSFVGPNGAGARRQALQLTERIGIRNVYVYWGVIVAVVLLAMLILSWGFGGFAPRWDPMSGPSDWF from the coding sequence ATGACAGTGCCCTCCTCGGCAGGTTCCCCCGATGGCGAGGAGCTGCCGGAACGCGTCGGGCGGTACCTGATCCGCCGGCGTATCGGGCAAGGCGGCATGGGCGTGGTGTACCAGGCCGAGGATCCCCACCATGACCGGCCGGTCGCGATCAAGGTCCTCAAGTCCGAGGTCGCGGGGGACGAGGTGGCGCGGGCGCGGCTCGCCCGCGAGGTCGAGACGATGCGCCGCGTGCACAGCCACAACGTCGCCGAGGTGATCGACGCGGATACGCAGGCCGAGCTTCCGTGGGTGGTCACCGAGTACGTGCCGGGTCCCACCCTGGACTCCACGGTCACCGACCACGGCCCGTTGCGGGGGCGGGCGCTCACGCGCTTCGTCTCCGGCCTCGCCCGGGCCATTCGGGACATCCACGCTGTCGACGTCATCCACCGTGACCTCAAACCGGGCAACGTCATCATCTCCAACGGCGAGCCCATCGTCATCGACTTCGGGATCGCGCACGCGGTCGACGGAGCGAAGCTGACCCAGACGGGCACGTTCGTCGGGACACCGAGCTACCTCTCCCCGGAGGTGATCGAGGGTACCGACCTCGGCCCCGCGACGGACGTGCACGCGTGGGGAGCGACGGTGGCGTTCGCCGCCACGGGGAACGCGCCCTACGGCGCGGGCTCGTTCGAGGTCATCTTCTTCCGCATCCTCAACGGCGAGATCTCCCTGGACGGGATGCCGGACGGCCTGCAGCCGCTGGTGCGGGCCGCGGTCTCGCGGGATATGGGAGACCGGCCGAACGCCGACCGGCTCGTGGCCGAGACCGAACGGCTCAACCTCGACCTTCCGCTGCCGGAGGAGCTGTCCGACTACCGGCAGACGGGGGTGACCGGAAAGCACACCATCCACGGAGCGACGCCCGGCTCCTCCTCGGAGGGGTCCGGCGCCGGCGCGGCCGCGCCGGCCGCCGCGGGGGCGGCCGCTGGTGCGGAGACGGCCGAGGCCGCTGACCGTTCCGGGGCCTCCGCCGGTGGCACCGGGCAGGAGGAGGACGCCGGGACCACCATGGTGGCGGGGTCCGGCGGCCTCGACCAGACGACGCGGGTCGCCGGTGCGGGGGAGGCGTCCGACCCCGGTGGCGGCGAGGCCGAGCGCACAATGGTGGCGGGCTCCGGTGGTGCGGACCAGACGATGCGGGTTCCCGCGGACGACCCGCAGTCCACGGGGCTGTTGGGCGGCGCCGGGGACGAGCGCCACGCCCCCGGCTTCGGTAACGACCCCGCGGAACCCCGTGGCCACTACTACGACTCCACGCTGCGTCCCGAGGACTTCCGCGACGTCCTTCCCCCGGTCGACGAGCAGGGGTCCAGCCGCTCCGCGCGGCAGGACCCGGACGACTCCCAGGAACAGGGCTCAGGGCTGTTCGGGATGTTCCGCCGCTCCAGCGGGGACCGGATCAGTGACTACTTCGGTAACTCCGAGGGCGGGGCCTACGCCTACGACGAACCGCGCCAGCTCCCGTGGCTGCTCCTCCTCCCCGCGCTGGGGATACTGGCCGGGATATCCCTGCTCCTGCCGACGATAGGGCTGGTCATCGGGCTGGTACTCGCGAGCTTCCTCGGGGCGCTGGACACGGTGAAGAGCGAGCACGCCCGACGTGTCCAGGCGCGGGGGCCGCGCAGTTCGGACACCATGGTCGTGGTGCTGAGCATGCCGTGGGCGGTTCTGCGCACGCTGGGGCGAGCGTTGCTGTTCGGGCTGGGCTACCTGGCGGTCGGCATCGTGATCGGTCTGATCTTCGGCCTCGTCCTGGGGGACAACTCGGCCAACTACGTCGGTTCCTACGCGCTCTTCCTGGTGGTGGTGCTCAGCTTCGTGGGTCCCAACGGCGCCGGTGCCCGCCGCCAGGCGCTCCAGCTGACCGAGCGGATCGGAATCCGCAACGTCTACGTGTACTGGGGGGTCATCGTCGCCGTCGTGCTGCTGGCGATGCTGATCCTCTCGTGGGGATTCGGAGGGTTCGCGCCGCGGTGGGACCCGATGTCGGGCCCCTCCGACTGGTTCTAG